A stretch of DNA from Acidobacteriota bacterium:
ACCCTCCCCCAAAGGCAGATTAACATAGAAGGAGCGCGAGCAAGCTGGACGATCGCTGCTCTGCTCAGGCGCCCATCCTGGACCCGCCAGGGCCCGCGATGGGCAGGCAGGAGCGGAGGAGAGGAAAGTCCGAACTCCAGAGGGCAGTGCGCTCGTTAACAGCGAGGGTCGGAAGGGGATCTCTGAGCAATCGGAGCGTACGCTTCCGGCATGGAAAGTGCCACAGAAAACATACCGCCCCGACATTTCGGGGTAAGGGTGAAAAGGTGCGGCCCGCTTCGGCGGGATTAAAGTAAGAGCGCACCGCCTCGACAGCGATGGCGAGGGCAGGGTAAACCCCGCACGGAGCAAGACCAAATAGGAGAGGAGGAGCGGCCCGCTCCGCAAGGTTCTGTAGCGGCGATTAATGATCATTGGCATGGGCTGTTGCAGCCTGGTGATTATCGGTCGCCGCTACGGGCTGGTGACTCTCGGGTAGGTCGCTTGACCTCATCAGCAATGGTGGGGCTAGAGGAATGATCGTCACCCCGGGCGACCGGGGAACAAAATTCGGCTTACAGGCTTGCTCGCGCTAACACTCAGGGTTTTTGGCGGGGCATCGGGTACGCCCAATCACTTTCCAAACCACCTTTTTCAAGGAGGTCCCGTAACGAAGCCTCAATTGGCCTTGGGGCGTGGCTTTGTGCCTTTTGAGGCCACGCATGTTGACGCCTTTGAAATTTAGAAGTTAGAATGGATGATTTGATTTCTTGGAAGAATTTGGATAAGGGGACTATGGATAAGCGGAGGGTAGATCACTACCGAAAGCAGTTGCTGACCAAGCAGGAGGAAATTCGCCGAATGGTTGTAAGGTCAGATCAAGACGGCCGCGAGGCGGATCTAGAGATCACTCAGGACCTGGCCGATCGTGCCGCGAATTCGTATACCAAGGAATTTCTTTTCCATCAAGGCGACGATAACCGGCGAATCCTGCAGCTGATCCAGGAGGCCCTCCGACGGACCAATAATGGCTCTTACGGGCTCTGCGTGGAATGCCAGAAGGACGTCCAAAGCAAGCGCCTCGAAGCTGTTCCATGGGCCCGGCACTGCATCGAGTGCCAGGAGAAGCAGGAAAAAGGCCTGCTTTAACTGACCGTAGTCCACGGAAAGCGAGGTTCGCTTTCATTCCGGGCTTGCCTTCCAATCAGGACCGTCGCCCGCTCCTTCAAGAACTGGCTGACAGTCTGTTCGCAGTTGTTTTCCCCACAAAATGCTCCATTTGCGGCGGTGAAGTTGCCAATGTCACCGGCCTTGGCATCTGCCACCAATGCTGGTCCGGGGTCGAAAGATGGGAAGGGATCTCGTGCGAAAAGTGCGGCCTCCCTATTGTTTCTGAACAAGCCGCTGACGCTGTCCAGGTGCTTTGCGGCGCGTGTCGCGCGAACGATCCTCGTTTCGATCTTGCCCGTGTTTTCGGGATTTACCGCGGAAGCCTGCGCCTGCTGATCCTCCAATTAAAGTTTAGACAGAGGGAACGCCTGGGCAAAAGGCTAGGGAGCTTGCTTGCGCATGCCTTCGAGAAGCTTGCCGGCCTGGCTGACGGCGGACCTCTTCTCATAGTTCCTGTCCCACTTTTTCATTTGCGGGAGCGGGAGAGAGGATACAACCAGGCCCTGCTTTTGGCCAGGGGTTTGAAGCATCGTCTGGGCCGAGTGCCGGGGGGAAAGAACATAAAAATTGATACGGGCCTGCTGCTTCGCAAACGCGCAACACCCCCGCAGGCTGGCTTAAGGCTACAAGCCCGGCATGAGAACGTGCGCAACGCCTTCGCGGTAGCAAGACCCGAGCATGCGGCAGGCCGGCAAGTAATCCTGGTAGACGACGTGATGACCACAGGGGCCACGCTATCGTCCTGCGCGGCTGTGTTGAAGAAGCATGGGGCCACAAAAGTATATGCCCTGGCAATGGCGCGGGCCACACCACAATTCCCGGACACCGAAAGCTTGCCTCAGGCGGCAAGTGTTGACGAATTTGGCCGTGACTGGACATAATGACTCCTTACTGACGGGGATAGCGCCCCTTGAGAGGATACGGACATGGCGGAGGCCAGTGAAAGCCTGTTGCAGGCGCCGGTTCTCGTACTGAACGCGACCTATGAGCCTATCAATGTGACTGCGGCCAGGCGGGCCATTGTACTGGTTCTCAAGGGCAAC
This window harbors:
- a CDS encoding TraR/DksA family transcriptional regulator is translated as MDKRRVDHYRKQLLTKQEEIRRMVVRSDQDGREADLEITQDLADRAANSYTKEFLFHQGDDNRRILQLIQEALRRTNNGSYGLCVECQKDVQSKRLEAVPWARHCIECQEKQEKGLL
- a CDS encoding ComF family protein, which produces MPEGRPKQAPRSCSMGPALHRVPGEAGKRPALTDRSPRKARFAFIPGLPSNQDRRPLLQELADSLFAVVFPTKCSICGGEVANVTGLGICHQCWSGVERWEGISCEKCGLPIVSEQAADAVQVLCGACRANDPRFDLARVFGIYRGSLRLLILQLKFRQRERLGKRLGSLLAHAFEKLAGLADGGPLLIVPVPLFHLRERERGYNQALLLARGLKHRLGRVPGGKNIKIDTGLLLRKRATPPQAGLRLQARHENVRNAFAVARPEHAAGRQVILVDDVMTTGATLSSCAAVLKKHGATKVYALAMARATPQFPDTESLPQAASVDEFGRDWT